A window from Chlamydia gallinacea 08-1274/3 encodes these proteins:
- a CDS encoding prolipoprotein diacylglyceryl transferase, whose product MHVVLSVIYWNCSKFLWHSETYSLRISWYGLCFSLGILLSSISAIYLALSCFPEKDRFLFSKEQLKDALENFALYSLLFIIPGSRIAYILFYGGWFYLQNPLEMFKIWNGGLASHGGIVGLLLWAMIFSKKYKKKIPILTFLFICDLIASVFGIAAFLIRIGNFMNQEIVGTPTDLPWGVIFSSPSQGMAGIPLHPVQLYEGLSYLLLSSCLFFLSYKRYFSLGSGRVTSLALIGVSIIRFFAEFFKSHQGVVVSADCLFTMGQLLSFPMFMLGLSLGVSCFIRSKKNISSITEK is encoded by the coding sequence ATGCATGTTGTTTTATCAGTGATATATTGGAATTGTTCAAAGTTCTTATGGCATTCAGAGACATATTCCCTTCGTATTTCTTGGTATGGTTTGTGTTTTTCTCTAGGGATATTACTTTCTTCTATTTCCGCTATTTATTTAGCATTATCTTGTTTCCCTGAAAAAGATCGATTTCTTTTCTCCAAAGAGCAATTGAAAGATGCTTTAGAGAATTTTGCTCTTTATTCTCTTTTATTTATTATTCCGGGATCACGTATTGCTTATATTTTGTTTTATGGAGGTTGGTTTTATCTTCAAAATCCCCTAGAGATGTTTAAAATTTGGAATGGAGGCTTAGCAAGCCACGGAGGTATAGTTGGATTGCTTCTTTGGGCGATGATTTTTTCAAAGAAATATAAGAAAAAGATTCCTATTTTAACTTTTTTATTTATTTGTGATTTAATTGCTTCAGTTTTTGGTATAGCAGCTTTTCTGATTCGCATTGGAAATTTTATGAATCAAGAAATTGTAGGGACACCTACGGATTTGCCCTGGGGGGTGATTTTTTCTTCTCCTTCTCAAGGTATGGCTGGTATTCCTTTACATCCTGTGCAGCTTTATGAAGGATTAAGTTATTTATTGCTTTCTTCGTGTTTGTTTTTTTTAAGTTACAAGCGTTATTTTTCTTTAGGATCTGGACGGGTAACATCCTTAGCTTTAATTGGTGTTTCTATTATCCGCTTTTTTGCTGAGTTTTTTAAAAGTCATCAGGGGGTGGTTGTGAGTGCGGATTGTTTATTCACAATGGGGCAACTATTGTCTTTCCCTATGTTTATGTTGGGTTTATCTTTAGGGGTTTCTTGTTTTATTAGAAGTAAAAAAAATATCTCTTCAATTACTGAAAAGTAG
- the nusA gene encoding transcription termination factor NusA: MNKDLVAIFDYMEKEKGIQRPVIISAIESALKIAAKKTLRDDANISVNINSRTGDIEVFCEKEIVEICHNPSKEIPLDKAREYDPDCQIGQYMDVPFVSENFGRIAAYAARQIIGQKLRHAERDVIYEEYRYRVNEILSGIVKRFSKGSNLIIDLGKVEGLLPARFYPKTEKHKVGDKIYALLYEVQESDNGGAEVILSRSHPEFVKQLFMQEVPELEEGSVEIVKIAREAGYRTKLAVRSSDPKTDPVGAFVGMRGARIKNIIRELNDEKIDIVNYSPVPTELLQNLLCPIEIQKIAILEDDKVIAIVVHDSDYATVIGKRGINARLISQILGYELEVQRMSEYNKLLEIQRLQLAEFDNPLLDEPLEIEGISKLVIQNLVYAGYDTVRKLLLASANDLAAVPGISLELAYKILEQVSKYGEGKIDEKPKIED; this comes from the coding sequence ATGAATAAAGATCTTGTAGCTATTTTTGACTACATGGAAAAAGAAAAAGGAATTCAACGCCCTGTTATTATTAGTGCGATTGAATCTGCTTTAAAAATTGCAGCAAAAAAAACATTAAGGGATGACGCTAATATATCGGTAAATATTAATTCTCGCACTGGAGACATTGAAGTTTTCTGTGAAAAAGAAATTGTAGAGATATGCCATAACCCTAGCAAAGAAATTCCTTTAGACAAGGCTAGGGAATATGATCCTGACTGTCAAATTGGACAGTATATGGATGTTCCTTTCGTTTCAGAGAATTTTGGAAGAATTGCTGCTTATGCTGCAAGACAAATCATAGGACAAAAATTACGTCATGCAGAAAGAGATGTTATCTACGAAGAATATCGATATCGAGTAAATGAAATCCTTTCTGGTATTGTTAAGCGATTTAGTAAAGGTTCTAACTTAATTATAGACTTAGGCAAAGTTGAAGGTCTTTTACCTGCTCGGTTTTATCCTAAAACAGAAAAGCACAAAGTTGGGGATAAAATTTATGCTCTACTATACGAAGTACAAGAATCTGATAACGGTGGAGCAGAAGTAATTCTTAGCCGTAGTCACCCGGAATTTGTTAAACAACTGTTTATGCAAGAGGTCCCAGAATTAGAAGAGGGTTCTGTTGAAATTGTTAAAATTGCTCGAGAGGCGGGCTACAGAACTAAATTAGCAGTTCGTTCATCTGACCCTAAAACAGATCCTGTAGGAGCTTTTGTCGGTATGCGAGGTGCGCGAATAAAAAATATTATTCGTGAATTGAATGATGAAAAAATAGATATTGTAAACTATTCCCCAGTACCCACAGAATTACTCCAAAATTTACTTTGTCCTATAGAAATTCAAAAGATTGCTATTTTAGAAGACGATAAGGTTATTGCAATAGTTGTCCACGATTCTGATTATGCCACAGTGATTGGTAAGCGAGGAATTAATGCTCGACTAATTAGTCAAATCTTAGGTTATGAACTTGAAGTTCAACGTATGAGTGAATACAACAAGTTATTAGAAATTCAACGTCTACAGTTAGCAGAATTTGACAATCCTTTATTAGATGAGCCCCTAGAAATAGAAGGCATTAGTAAATTGGTTATTCAAAATCTTGTATACGCAGGATACGACACAGTTAGAAAGTTATTGTTAGCTAGTGCTAATGATCTCGCTGCTGTTCCTGGAATTAGTTTAGAACTTGCTTATAAGATTCTTGAGCAAGTCAGCAAATATGGAGAAGGAAAAATTGACGAAAAACCTAAAATTGAAGATTAA
- the rpsA gene encoding 30S ribosomal protein S1, translating into MPKQAEYTWGSKKILDNIDCLSEDMVEFKNLLYSTHGITSSDEEPASEVQPGAILKGTIVDINKDFVVVDVGLKSEGAIPMSEFADSSEELAIGAEVEVYLDQTEDEEGKVVLSREKATRQRQWEYILAHCEEGSIVKGQIIRKVKGGLIVDIGMEAFLPGSQIDNKKIKNLDDYVGKVCEFKILKINVDRRNVVVSRRELLEAERISKKAELIEQITIGEYRKGIVKNITDFGVFLDLDGIDGLLHITDMTWKRIRHPSEMVEMNQELEVIILSVDKEKGRVALGLKQKEHNPWEDIEKKYPPGKRVVGKIVKLLPYGAFIEIEEGIEGLIHVSEMSWVKNVVDPSEVVNKGDEVEAIVLSIQKEEGKISLGLKQTEHNPWDNIEEKYPIGHHVHAEIKNLTNYGAFVELEPGIEGLIHISDMSWIKKVSHPSELFKKGNTVEAVILSVDKESKKITLGVKQLSSNPWNEIEAMFPTGSVISGVVTKITAFGAFVELQNGIEGLIHVSELSEKPFAKIEDILSIGDTVSAKVIKLDPDHKKVSLSVKEYLADEHRDDAVDDSLDLNNDSLACVDNKEKEK; encoded by the coding sequence ATGCCAAAACAAGCCGAATACACCTGGGGATCCAAAAAAATTCTTGATAATATAGACTGCCTCTCAGAAGACATGGTTGAGTTTAAAAATCTTCTCTACTCAACTCACGGAATTACTTCGAGCGATGAGGAACCTGCTAGTGAAGTACAGCCTGGCGCTATCCTAAAAGGTACTATAGTTGATATTAATAAAGACTTCGTAGTCGTTGATGTTGGACTGAAATCTGAGGGTGCTATTCCAATGTCAGAGTTTGCCGACTCTTCTGAAGAATTAGCTATTGGTGCTGAGGTTGAAGTTTATTTAGACCAAACAGAGGATGAAGAAGGCAAAGTTGTTTTATCTAGAGAAAAAGCCACTCGTCAACGGCAGTGGGAATATATTTTAGCCCACTGTGAGGAAGGATCGATTGTTAAGGGGCAAATTATACGCAAAGTCAAGGGCGGACTTATTGTTGATATTGGAATGGAAGCATTTTTACCCGGGTCCCAAATCGACAATAAGAAAATTAAAAACTTAGACGATTATGTTGGTAAAGTTTGTGAATTTAAGATTCTAAAAATTAATGTTGATAGAAGAAATGTCGTTGTTTCAAGAAGAGAATTGCTTGAAGCAGAACGTATTTCTAAAAAAGCCGAACTGATTGAACAGATCACTATCGGAGAATATCGTAAAGGTATTGTTAAAAATATTACAGATTTTGGAGTCTTCTTAGATCTTGATGGCATTGATGGTCTTCTTCACATTACTGATATGACCTGGAAGCGTATACGTCACCCTTCAGAAATGGTAGAAATGAATCAAGAGCTAGAAGTAATTATTCTCAGTGTTGATAAAGAAAAAGGGCGCGTTGCTTTAGGTCTAAAGCAAAAAGAACACAATCCATGGGAAGACATTGAGAAAAAATATCCTCCGGGCAAACGTGTTGTTGGTAAAATTGTTAAACTTCTTCCCTACGGAGCTTTCATTGAAATTGAAGAAGGGATTGAGGGATTGATTCACGTTTCAGAAATGTCTTGGGTAAAAAATGTGGTTGATCCCAGCGAAGTTGTGAATAAAGGTGATGAAGTCGAAGCTATTGTTCTTTCTATTCAAAAAGAAGAAGGAAAAATCTCTCTAGGGTTAAAACAGACTGAGCATAATCCTTGGGACAATATTGAAGAAAAGTATCCTATTGGTCATCACGTACACGCAGAAATTAAAAATCTCACTAATTATGGTGCCTTTGTTGAACTAGAACCTGGTATTGAAGGCTTAATTCATATTTCTGATATGAGTTGGATTAAAAAAGTCTCTCATCCATCTGAATTATTCAAAAAAGGTAACACTGTTGAAGCTGTTATTCTTTCTGTGGATAAGGAAAGTAAAAAAATCACTTTAGGTGTAAAGCAGTTGAGCTCAAATCCATGGAATGAAATTGAAGCTATGTTCCCAACAGGCAGTGTAATCTCTGGAGTAGTTACTAAAATTACAGCATTTGGAGCCTTTGTTGAACTGCAAAACGGCATAGAAGGGCTCATTCATGTATCAGAACTTTCTGAAAAACCATTCGCAAAAATCGAAGATATCCTTTCCATTGGTGATACTGTGTCAGCTAAAGTAATTAAGCTAGACCCTGACCATAAAAAAGTTTCTCTCTCTGTTAAAGAATATCTAGCCGATGAACATCGTGATGATGCTGTTGATGATAGTTTAGATTTAAATAACGACAGCCTAGCTTGTGTAGATAACAAGGAAAAAGAGAAATAA
- the trxB gene encoding thioredoxin-disulfide reductase, which produces MGHSRVIIIGSGPAGYTAAIYVSRALLQPILFEGFFSGIAGGQLMSTTDVENFPGFPEGILGQQLMENMKRQAERFGTKILSKDVTAVDFNKRPFVIMSNSEEYTCDACIIATGASAKRLDIPGAGDDEFWQKGVTACAVCDGASPIFKNKDLYVIGGGDSALEEAIFLTRYGKRVFVVHRRDALRASKVMIKKAEGSNKITFLWNSELVKISGDSVVRSVDILNNVSKDIITREAGGVFFAIGHKPNTNFLQGQLSLDSHGYIVTEHGTCKTSVPGVFAAGDVKDKYYRQAITAAGSGCMAALEAERFLN; this is translated from the coding sequence ATGGGGCATTCTAGGGTAATTATTATTGGGTCCGGTCCTGCCGGCTATACTGCAGCGATTTATGTTTCAAGAGCACTTTTACAGCCAATTTTATTTGAGGGATTTTTTTCAGGAATTGCTGGCGGGCAATTAATGTCAACTACTGATGTAGAAAATTTTCCTGGGTTCCCAGAAGGAATTTTGGGGCAGCAACTAATGGAAAACATGAAAAGGCAGGCTGAAAGATTCGGGACAAAGATTCTTTCAAAGGATGTAACTGCGGTCGATTTTAATAAACGTCCTTTTGTTATCATGTCAAATTCTGAGGAATATACTTGTGATGCCTGTATTATAGCTACGGGAGCGTCTGCGAAACGTCTGGACATTCCTGGAGCTGGAGATGATGAGTTTTGGCAAAAAGGAGTTACGGCCTGTGCTGTTTGTGACGGAGCATCTCCTATTTTTAAAAATAAGGATTTATATGTTATTGGAGGAGGGGATTCGGCTTTAGAAGAAGCCATATTTTTGACTCGTTATGGAAAGCGGGTTTTCGTTGTGCATAGAAGGGATGCTTTGAGAGCATCAAAAGTCATGATTAAGAAGGCAGAAGGGAGTAACAAAATTACTTTCCTATGGAATAGCGAATTAGTCAAAATCTCAGGAGATAGTGTTGTTCGCTCTGTAGATATTTTAAATAATGTTTCTAAAGATATTATTACCAGGGAAGCAGGGGGAGTATTTTTTGCTATTGGCCACAAACCAAACACAAATTTTTTACAAGGGCAACTTTCTCTAGATAGCCATGGGTATATCGTTACCGAACACGGTACATGTAAAACTTCGGTGCCCGGAGTTTTTGCTGCAGGAGATGTTAAAGATAAATACTATAGGCAAGCCATCACAGCTGCGGGTAGTGGATGCATGGCTGCATTAGAAGCTGAAAGGTTTTTAAATTAG
- the infB gene encoding translation initiation factor IF-2: protein MEKEKLTKNLKLKIKNSQLTKAAGLDKLKKKLAQAGSSETKNSLDKPLTKASEKLTKKKSTVDANGSIATESFPIEAAPRRIRAKNRSSFASEGQEIPSTPVVVETSSTPLHATTEENSPSPEERIQEEQLKEALPDISEETESSSPQEMVSSDPESTLEKKEVKQLKSIASIKSNFGPTGKHINHLLAKTFKSSPKTEDRAISKERTGSQTPRAPISLDSPEENKPHAANHRSSQSLYRKDPGKKAGTDFRDRSKKDDAPKAFTGRDRYGLNDSNEEEKWRKKRVQKTKKHYDEHTIQRPTHIKVPLPITIKDLAAEMKLKASELIQKMFIHGMSYVVNDILDNETTVQFIGLEFGCTIDIDSSEQDKLYIESNTVKEEIQETDSSKLTIRPPIVAFMGHVDHGKTTLIDALRKSNVAQTEAGAITQHMGAFCCSTPVGNITILDTPGHEAFSAMRARGAEVCDIVVLVVAGDEGIKEQTLEAVKHARDADITIVVAINKCDKPNFNAETIYRQLSEIDLLPEAWGGTIATINTSAKTGEGLSELLEMLALQAEVLELKANLSARARGIVIESELHKSLGAVATILVQNGTLHLGEALVFNNCYGKVKTMHNEHNQLMHAATPSSPALITGLSGIPKAGDPFVVVKNEKTAKEIINARLAGQKKFALQTKRPNFDTMLQNKKVLKLIIKADVQGSIEALVNSISKIVSDKVSVEVLSGSVGEISESDIRLAAASKATIIGFHTRIESHADVLIKNLGVKVQLFNIIYHAVDAVKEMMTALLDPIAEERNLGAAEIKKLFKSSQLGIIYGCLVIEGTMTRNQRIRVVRNNEVLWKGHLSSLKRTKDDAKEVKKGFECGILLEGYQQGQVGDILQCYEIIYHPQQL from the coding sequence ATGGAGAAGGAAAAATTGACGAAAAACCTAAAATTGAAGATTAAAAATTCTCAATTAACGAAAGCTGCTGGCTTAGATAAATTAAAGAAAAAACTAGCTCAAGCAGGATCTTCAGAAACTAAGAACTCTTTAGATAAACCTTTAACAAAGGCATCTGAGAAGTTAACAAAGAAAAAAAGTACGGTAGATGCTAATGGATCTATAGCGACTGAATCTTTTCCTATAGAAGCTGCACCACGTAGAATACGAGCTAAAAATCGCTCTTCATTTGCATCTGAAGGCCAGGAAATTCCTTCTACCCCTGTTGTAGTAGAAACTAGTTCTACTCCCCTTCACGCTACTACGGAAGAGAATAGTCCTTCGCCTGAAGAAAGAATTCAGGAAGAACAACTTAAAGAAGCTCTCCCAGATATATCGGAAGAAACAGAAAGTTCCTCTCCACAAGAAATGGTTTCCTCTGATCCAGAATCAACACTAGAAAAAAAAGAAGTTAAACAACTTAAAAGTATTGCTTCTATTAAATCCAATTTTGGGCCTACAGGAAAGCATATTAACCACCTATTAGCTAAAACTTTTAAGTCATCTCCTAAAACAGAAGACAGGGCTATATCAAAAGAACGTACAGGCTCCCAGACACCTCGAGCACCAATATCTCTAGACTCCCCAGAAGAAAATAAGCCTCATGCAGCAAATCATCGTTCTTCCCAATCTTTATATCGCAAAGATCCAGGGAAAAAGGCGGGGACTGATTTTCGCGATCGTTCTAAAAAAGACGATGCCCCTAAAGCATTTACAGGACGAGATCGCTATGGGTTGAACGATAGTAATGAGGAAGAAAAATGGCGAAAAAAACGTGTGCAAAAAACTAAGAAACATTACGACGAGCACACAATACAACGTCCTACACACATTAAAGTCCCTCTTCCTATCACTATTAAGGATCTTGCAGCCGAAATGAAATTGAAAGCTTCTGAATTAATTCAGAAGATGTTCATCCACGGTATGAGTTATGTAGTAAATGATATTCTAGATAATGAAACTACTGTACAGTTTATTGGTTTAGAATTTGGTTGTACTATTGATATTGACTCATCAGAGCAAGATAAACTTTATATTGAAAGTAACACTGTTAAAGAAGAAATACAAGAAACAGACTCAAGTAAATTAACTATTCGTCCTCCAATTGTTGCTTTTATGGGTCATGTAGACCACGGGAAAACGACATTAATCGATGCATTAAGAAAAAGTAATGTGGCTCAGACAGAAGCAGGAGCTATCACTCAACATATGGGAGCTTTCTGTTGTTCTACCCCCGTAGGAAATATTACAATTTTAGATACCCCCGGTCACGAAGCTTTTTCTGCAATGAGAGCTCGAGGAGCAGAGGTATGTGATATTGTTGTCCTAGTAGTTGCTGGAGATGAAGGAATTAAAGAGCAAACTCTAGAAGCTGTGAAACATGCACGCGATGCAGACATTACTATTGTAGTAGCTATTAACAAATGTGATAAACCGAATTTTAATGCAGAAACCATCTATAGGCAGCTATCAGAAATTGATCTGCTTCCTGAAGCTTGGGGAGGAACCATTGCTACAATTAACACTTCAGCAAAAACAGGAGAAGGATTATCAGAGCTTTTAGAAATGCTTGCACTACAAGCAGAAGTTTTAGAACTTAAAGCAAATCTATCAGCAAGAGCTCGGGGAATTGTTATTGAATCAGAACTACATAAAAGCTTAGGGGCTGTTGCAACTATTTTAGTACAAAACGGAACATTACATCTTGGTGAAGCACTTGTCTTTAATAATTGCTACGGCAAAGTAAAAACCATGCATAACGAACATAACCAACTTATGCATGCAGCTACTCCTTCTTCCCCTGCGTTAATTACTGGATTGTCAGGCATTCCCAAAGCAGGAGATCCCTTTGTAGTTGTTAAAAATGAAAAAACAGCAAAAGAAATTATTAATGCTAGACTTGCTGGTCAGAAGAAGTTTGCTCTACAAACAAAACGTCCGAATTTTGACACCATGTTACAAAATAAAAAAGTGTTGAAATTAATTATTAAAGCAGATGTTCAAGGCTCAATTGAAGCTCTAGTCAATTCTATTTCCAAAATAGTATCTGATAAAGTTAGTGTAGAAGTTCTTTCGGGCAGTGTTGGGGAAATTTCGGAATCTGATATCCGTTTAGCTGCAGCTTCTAAAGCCACGATTATTGGTTTCCATACCAGAATAGAAAGCCATGCGGATGTTTTGATTAAAAATCTCGGAGTTAAAGTACAATTATTTAATATAATCTATCACGCTGTAGACGCTGTTAAGGAAATGATGACCGCTCTACTTGATCCTATTGCAGAAGAAAGAAATCTTGGTGCAGCCGAAATTAAAAAACTATTCAAGTCATCGCAGCTAGGTATAATTTACGGTTGCTTAGTTATTGAAGGCACAATGACAAGGAACCAAAGAATCCGTGTTGTTCGTAATAATGAAGTTCTATGGAAAGGACATTTATCTTCTTTGAAACGTACAAAAGACGATGCTAAAGAAGTGAAAAAAGGATTTGAGTGCGGTATTTTATTAGAAGGGTACCAGCAAGGCCAGGTAGGTGATATCTTACAATGTTATGAAATTATCTATCACCCACAACAGCTTTAA
- the acpS gene encoding holo-ACP synthase, translating into MQTTHIGTDIIEIVRIQKAIKTHGQRILNKIFTKEEQKYCLKLAHPYPSFAARFAGKEAVAKALGTGIGKVVGWKDIEIYKSMRQQPEVLLSPKVYEKFKVSQISLSMSHSREYATAVAIILI; encoded by the coding sequence ATGCAGACCACTCATATAGGAACAGATATTATTGAAATTGTTCGCATCCAAAAAGCAATAAAAACTCATGGCCAAAGGATACTAAATAAAATTTTTACTAAAGAAGAGCAAAAGTACTGTTTGAAACTTGCTCATCCTTACCCTTCCTTTGCAGCAAGATTTGCTGGAAAAGAAGCAGTTGCTAAAGCTTTAGGAACAGGAATAGGTAAAGTAGTTGGTTGGAAAGATATAGAAATATATAAATCAATGAGACAACAACCTGAAGTACTTTTATCCCCAAAAGTTTACGAAAAATTCAAAGTTTCTCAAATTTCTCTATCAATGAGCCATAGCCGCGAGTATGCAACTGCTGTCGCCATTATACTAATTTAA
- the yidC gene encoding membrane protein insertase YidC, whose translation MNKRSLLFVTLVSMAFLGCQIFFGYKDFHNYKALSKEQRAISNEVLSIAQAVGLSIAPWSVSPEEELQKNRHAVRIGNYLLLLHRGPTEHSVYASEVHWNFLGETTVFDDLRVVLYNDSTAKISTNVSRVFLPVTNESLPVLVVEFRNNQEPVVFIGQYSQDQGKIYNKNCPVYGTSLVFWRSGNEYLPLGVYDSRTEKLEPLDLPITRAAIFTESRGINTLTTEQYFVLSNDYMQLVISSDSGSIEGINLPFSSKSSQSIVNEIGFDRDLVAQAPKESSFPGFPAIGANNQEIVNSIGGYYPLLRRGELSDPKKRTPFHYHALNLVSGRELTTALTSGYRVVHFDSTVLELESLDSLVKKRYKLSNNQPYTFEVEFSLDRSIEDVWITSGVPEVEIMSNAFTPAIKYRVIRKNKGQLDKVKLPKPKNPLTIQNGVYPQWIINSNGYFGIILSPLTDIPAGYASAYIPGNIVPTRLSLLSPKNQTYPSSKYPGYEALLPLPKEVRSCRFLVYAGPLAEPTLSALDQAYTNAQGDSPNYLECITFRGLFAFITEPFAALLFIIMKFFKIITGSWGISIILLTVFLKLLLYPLNAWSIRSMRRMQKLSPYIQEIQQKYKKEPKRAQMEIMSLYKTNRVNPITGCLPLLIQLPFLIAMFDLLKSSFLLRGATFIPGWIDNLTAPDVLFSWTTPVWFFGNEFHLLPILLGVVMFAQQKISANKKGPLTDQQRQQAAMGTMMAILFTLMFYNFPSGLNIYWLSSMLLGIVQQWATNKILDSKHIKNEVSLNKRK comes from the coding sequence ATGAATAAACGTTCGCTACTATTTGTTACTTTAGTTAGCATGGCTTTTCTAGGGTGCCAGATCTTTTTTGGTTATAAGGATTTTCATAATTATAAGGCTTTATCTAAAGAACAAAGGGCAATTTCAAATGAAGTCCTTTCTATTGCACAGGCGGTAGGCTTAAGTATTGCTCCTTGGTCAGTGTCTCCTGAAGAAGAATTGCAAAAAAACCGTCATGCAGTGCGCATTGGGAATTATCTACTTCTTTTGCATCGAGGGCCTACAGAGCATTCAGTATACGCCTCTGAGGTGCACTGGAATTTCCTTGGTGAAACTACTGTTTTTGATGATCTTCGTGTTGTTTTGTATAACGACTCTACTGCTAAAATATCGACCAATGTTAGCAGAGTATTTCTACCCGTAACTAATGAAAGTTTGCCTGTTTTAGTAGTTGAGTTTCGTAATAATCAGGAGCCAGTAGTTTTTATTGGGCAATATTCTCAAGATCAAGGCAAAATTTATAATAAGAACTGTCCCGTTTACGGGACTTCGCTAGTCTTTTGGCGATCTGGGAATGAATACCTTCCTTTAGGTGTTTATGATTCTCGAACTGAAAAATTAGAGCCCTTAGACTTACCTATAACTCGGGCGGCTATTTTTACCGAATCTCGTGGTATCAATACATTGACAACAGAGCAATATTTTGTGTTGTCTAATGATTATATGCAGTTAGTGATTTCTAGTGATAGTGGATCTATTGAAGGAATTAATCTTCCTTTTTCTTCCAAAAGTAGTCAAAGCATAGTTAATGAAATTGGTTTTGATCGTGATTTAGTTGCTCAGGCTCCTAAGGAATCTTCTTTTCCTGGTTTTCCAGCTATAGGAGCTAATAATCAGGAAATTGTGAATAGTATTGGAGGATATTATCCATTATTACGTAGAGGCGAGCTTTCTGACCCTAAAAAGAGAACTCCTTTTCATTATCATGCTTTAAACCTTGTCTCAGGAAGAGAGCTGACAACTGCTTTGACTTCTGGATATCGTGTAGTTCATTTTGATTCTACAGTTTTAGAACTAGAAAGTTTAGATAGTCTGGTCAAAAAAAGATATAAGTTATCAAATAATCAACCTTATACATTTGAAGTGGAATTTTCTCTAGATCGTTCTATTGAAGATGTATGGATAACTTCGGGTGTCCCTGAAGTAGAGATTATGTCTAATGCTTTCACTCCCGCAATTAAATACCGGGTTATTAGAAAAAATAAGGGACAATTGGATAAGGTCAAGCTACCTAAGCCTAAAAATCCTTTGACAATACAGAATGGGGTATACCCTCAGTGGATTATTAATTCTAATGGGTATTTTGGAATTATTTTGTCGCCGTTGACTGACATTCCTGCTGGATATGCTTCCGCATATATTCCGGGAAATATTGTTCCTACTCGTTTGTCTCTACTTTCTCCAAAAAATCAAACTTATCCTAGTTCTAAGTATCCAGGGTATGAAGCATTACTTCCTTTGCCTAAAGAAGTACGATCATGTCGTTTCTTAGTGTATGCAGGTCCTCTTGCGGAACCTACTCTAAGTGCTTTAGATCAGGCATATACAAATGCTCAAGGAGATAGCCCCAACTATTTAGAGTGCATCACTTTCCGTGGTTTATTTGCTTTTATTACAGAGCCATTTGCGGCACTACTCTTCATTATTATGAAGTTTTTTAAAATAATTACTGGTTCATGGGGAATTTCTATTATTTTACTTACCGTGTTTTTAAAATTATTACTATATCCTTTAAATGCTTGGTCAATACGTTCTATGAGACGTATGCAAAAACTTTCTCCATACATTCAAGAGATTCAACAGAAATATAAGAAAGAGCCAAAACGAGCTCAGATGGAAATCATGTCTTTGTATAAGACGAATAGAGTGAATCCTATTACTGGGTGTTTGCCCTTATTGATTCAGTTGCCTTTTCTTATAGCTATGTTTGATTTACTCAAATCATCATTTTTACTTCGTGGGGCTACTTTTATTCCTGGATGGATCGATAATTTGACAGCTCCTGACGTATTATTCTCTTGGACAACACCCGTGTGGTTTTTTGGAAATGAGTTTCATCTTCTTCCTATATTATTAGGAGTTGTCATGTTTGCTCAGCAAAAAATCTCTGCTAATAAGAAAGGGCCTTTGACAGACCAACAACGCCAGCAAGCAGCTATGGGAACTATGATGGCCATTCTATTTACTCTAATGTTTTATAATTTCCCTTCGGGATTAAATATTTATTGGCTTTCTTCTATGTTGCTTGGGATAGTTCAACAGTGGGCTACCAATAAAATTTTAGATAGTAAACATATTAAAAATGAAGTCTCTCTTAATAAGAGAAAATAA